A window of the Fulvia fulva chromosome 11, complete sequence genome harbors these coding sequences:
- a CDS encoding RNA-binding protein rnc1 has translation MAETPTETPTATQKRPLEEPSSPSGPNDQPDAKRPALDKILKEDIADATEAPSEPVHEETAEVDNTEAAGTKADGDDATVPTTEADVTDKQGDTVVPDAPTNASQLDNSLPSQHAVAALPTNGTTEDRQSSQAPMPYHHQDESSWLHVRAIISSAEAATVIGKGGENVTQIRRMAGAKCTVSEYTRGAVERVLTVSGLVDAVAKAFGLIIRTLNQEPLDQPSTPQSKTYPLRLLIPHILIGSIIGKQGVRIREIQEASGARLNASESCLPLSTERSLVVLGVADAVHIATYYVGSTLVEQLTDRFGGPAASNYAGRHGGPQGVVPGGMQVVPYVPQHAGGQMGHPDYNRNKQHPQPQRTPAPAYGQPYMQGQTPLPPQQAPMGYGAGSPRAPYVGAGPQQPQPYGHAAPQAHAGPPQQPMQGMVPGQPITQQIFIPNDMVGAIIGKGGAKINEIRQLSGSVIKINEPQDNNNERLVTITGTQECNQMALYMLYSRLGESSKNSNSIMPR, from the coding sequence ATGGCCGAAACACCCACCGAGACTCCAACAGCGACACAGAAGCGCCCACTCGAGGAGCCATCTTCACCCTCGGGACCGAACGACCAGCCGGATGCCAAGCGCCCTGCTCTCGACAAGATCCTCAAGGAGGACATCGCAGATGCGACCGAGGCTCCCAGCGAGCCAGTACATGAAGAAACTGCGGAGGTTGACAACACCGAAGCTGCAGGAACCAAGGCAGACGGAGACGATGCGACCGTGCCCACGACAGAGGCTGATGTCACGGACAAGCAAGGTGACACCGTCGTACCAGATGCACCCACAAACGCCTCGCAGCTTGACAACAGTCTGCCATCGCAGCATGCTGTAGCAGCACTTCCAACGAATGGCACCACAGAAGATCGCCAGTCGTCGCAAGCTCCCATGCCTTACCACCACCAGGATGAGTCCTCGTGGCTCCACGTACGCGCCATCATCTCTAGCGCGGAAGCCGCGACCGTCATTGGTAAGGGCGGCGAGAATGTCACTCAGATCCGTCGCATGGCTGGCGCAAAGTGCACCGTGAGCGAGTACACTCGCGGTGCAGTGGAACGCGTCCTCACTGTCAGCGGTCTGGTGGACGCTGTTGCCAAGGCATTCGGTCTGATCATTCGCACTCTCAACCAAGAACCCCTCGACCAGCCCTCCACTCCCCAGTCCAAGACCTACCCACTCCGCCTCCTCATCCCACACATCCTCATCGGCTCCATCATTGGCAAGCAGGGCGTGCGCATTCGCGAGATCCAAGAGGCATCTGGTGCACGCCTCAATGCATCCGAATCATGCCTTCCACTCTCTACCGAGCGCTCGCTTGTCGTCCTTGGTGTTGCAGACGCCGTACACATAGCTACTTACTACGTTGGTAGCACTCTAGTCGAACAGTTGACTGATCGCTTTGGCGGCCCAGCAGCGTCAAACTATGCTGGGAGACATGGCGGGCCACAAGGTGTGGTTCCAGGCGGCATGCAGGTCGTTCCATACGTACCACAGCATGCTGGTGGACAGATGGGCCATCCTGACTACAACCGCAACAAGCAACACCCGCAACCCCAGCGTACACCAGCGCCAGCATACGGACAACCCTACATGCAAGGACAGACTCCTCTGCCACCTCAGCAAGCACCCATGGGCTACGGTGCTGGTTCACCACGCGCGCCATACGTCGGAGCTGGCCCACAGCAGCCGCAACCATACGGGCATGCTGCACCACAGGCTCACGCTGGACCTCCGCAACAGCCGATGCAGGGTATGGTGCCCGGTCAACCGATCACTCAGCAAATCTTCATCCCCAATGACATGGTCGGCGCAATCATCGGCAAAGGCGGTGCCAAGATCAACGAGATCCGCCAACTCAGTGGAAGCGTCATCAAGATCAACGAGCCCCAGGACAACAACAACGAGCGACTGGTCACCATCACCGGAACCCAGGAATGCAACCAAATGGCGCTCTACATGCTCTACTCGAGGCTGGGTGAGTCGAGCAAGAACTCCAACTCTATCATGCCCCGATAG